TCGTGGTTCTCGATGGGGTTGGCATAGCCCATCAGCACGATGGGGGTAGTGGCGTTCTTCTGACGGAAGGCCCGCACATCGTCCAGCACGTGGTTGAGCGAAATGCCGTGCGTGAGCGCACGCTCGGCCGCACGCTGAATCACCGGACCGTCGGCCATCGGGTCCGAAAACGGCACCCCCAACTCGATCACGTCGGCGCCGGCTTCTGCCATGGCCAGCATGATGTCCACGGTCTTGCCCGGAAAAGGGTCGCCGCAGGTGATGTAGGGGATCAGCGCCTTGCGCCCCTGCTCCTTGAGCGTGGCGAAGGTTTGATCGAGGCGGGTGATGGGGTGGCTCACAGCGCTCATCATGCGCCCCCTTTCACCGACTGGCCCCGGCACGACGGACGGCAGTAGAACTCGGCGCCGGTCAGGTCGGCCACGGTGCCGATGTCCTTGTCGCCGCGGCCCGAGAGGTTGACCAGCACGTGCTGATCGGGCTTCATCGTGGCGGCCAGTTTCATGGCATGGGCCACGGCGTGGCTGGATTCGAGCGCTGGGATGATGCCCTCGGTGCGGCACAGGCGGTGGAAAGCTTCGAGCGCTTCCTTGTCGGTGATGCCCACGTACTCGGCACGACCGATGTCCTTGAGGTACGCATGCTCCGGGCCCACGCCCGGGTAGTCCAGGCCAGCGGACACCGAGTGCGTCTCGGTGATCTGCCCGTTCTCGTCTTGCAGCAGGTAGGTGCGGTTGCCGTGCAGCACGCCCGGCACGCCCTTTTGCAGCGACATCGAATGCTTGCCACTGTCGTAGCCTTCACCGGCCGCTTCGACACCGATCAGGCGCACCTGCTCGTGCGGGATGTAGGGGTAGAAGATGCCCATGGCGTTGGAGCCACCGCCCACGCAGGCCACCACCGCATCCGGCTGGCGGCCGATCTGCTCGGGCATCTGCTTGAGGCACTCCTCGCCGATCACGCTCTGGAAATCACGGACCATGGCGGGATAGGGGTGCGGCCCGGCCACCGTGCCGATGATGTAGAAGGTGTTTTCGACGTTGGTGACCCAATCGCGCATGGCCTCGTTGAGCGCGTCTTTCAGGGTCTTGCTGCCGGATTCGACCGGCACGACCTTGGCGCCCAGCAGGTGCATGCGATAGACGTTGGGCGACTGGCGCTTGACGTCTTCAGCACCCATGTAAACCACGCACTCCATGCCGTAGCGCGCGCAGATGGTGGCGGTGGCCACCCCATGCTGGCCTGCGCCCGTTTCGGCGATCACGCGGGGCTTGCCCATGCGCTTGGCCAGCAGGGCCTGGCCGATGGTGTTGTTGACCTTGTGCGCGCCGGTGTGGTTCAAGTCTTCGCGCTTGAAATGGATCTGGGCGCCGCCGATCTCGCTGCTGAGGCGGGCAGCGTGGTAGATCGGGCTGGGGCGTCCCACAAAGTGGGCCAACTCACGCCGGAACTCGGCCTTGAAGGCCTCGTCGTGACGATAGTGTTCGTAGACGTTCTTGAGTTCGTCCAGGGCGTAGATCAACGTCTCGGAAACAAAAGTACCGCCGTACGGACCGAAGTGCCCGCGGGCATCAGGCTGTTGATAGTTCAGCATCTCAAATTCAGCAAAGTTTCCTGCGTGGGTCGGGCACGTCAACACCGTCATGCGTCACCGGCACATTGCCGGTCGGCTGCCCGCACAGCCAGACAGAACCGACGCATCAGCCCAGCATCCTTGATGCCCTTGGCCGACTCCACGCCCGAACTCACATCCACGGCCCATGGCCGCACACGCCTGATGCCCTCGCCCACGTTGTCAACACCCAACCCACCAGACAGGATCAGAGGCCGAGCAAGGGCTGCGGGCAACAGGGACCAATCAAACACCTGCCCGCCGCCGCCGTAGCCCTCCACATGGGCATCGACCAAAATGGCGCGCGCAGACTCGTAAGAACGGGCGAAGTTTACCAAATCGACCCCCGGCGCCATCCGCGCTGCCCGTATGTAAGGGCGCCCAAATTCAAGGCAGTCTGAAGGCGCCTCGTCGCCATGGAATTGCAGCAGGGCGTCAGGCACCGCATCCAGCGCCCGATGAACGGTGGCTGGGGAGGCATTGACCAGCAGCAGCACCGGCGTGACGAACGGGGGCAAACGACGCGCCAGTTCGGCCGCCCTGGCCGACTCGACATGACGGGCGCTTTTTTCGTACAGCACGAAACCGATCGCGTCAGCCCCCGCCTCGACGGCGGCATCGACATCGGCTTCCCGTGTCAGCCCGCAGATTTTGATCCGCGTGCGGTGGTCGCTAGACAATGACATCCATGGGGCCAGGCCATGCACCTGGCGGGGTGTTGATGCCCGATTGTCTCAAAAAGCAGGGAAAACGCCCAGCGCCACCCAAATATCCCGCATCACGAAATCACCCAGGAAGCCAATCCATCGCGGACACGGCGGTTGGCAGACCCCACACCTCGTCATACTGCGGCCCCAGGAAGTACAGACCATCGGCCGCGAACGTTGGGGCCGCCACCCGGCGGTCACGTGCCTGGAGCACCTCTCCGACCCAATCCGGTGGCCGCGTGCCGGTGCCGACCGCCACCAGACACCCCATGATGTTGCGGATCATGTGATGCAGGAAGGCCTGTCCTTCAAAATCGAACCGCCAGTACGCCGTGGCCCCACCCTCTGGCGCCTGACATCGGGCGATGCGGATGTCACGCAACTGCTTGACCGGCGTTGGAGACTGGCACATGGATGAGCGAAACGACGAGAAATCATGCTCGCCCACCAGGTGTTGTGCGGCACGGCGCATGGCATCCCCGTCGAGCGGCCGAAAAACCCAGCCCACGCGACCGGCCTCGATGGCGGGACGCACAGGCGCCTCCAGCAGCACATAGGCGTAACGCCGCCCCCGGGCGCTGTTGCGCGCATGGAAGGATGAGGTCACCGGGTGAGCCCACTGCACGGCAATGTCCGCCGGCAAAAAGGCATTCGTGCCCCGAACCCAGGAAAATGGCTCACGCACCAGGTCGGTGTCCAGGTGAACAACCTGGTTGATGCCATGCACGCCGGCATCCGTGCGGCCCGCACACACCACCTTGATGGAACGCACGGCAAAGCTCGACAAGGCTTGCTCCAGCGCATCCTGCACCGTCCCGCCGCCAGGCTGAGACTGCCAGCCCTTGTACGCCGACCCCAGGTAAGAAACGCCAAGGGCGACCCGCTGGATCGCCCCTGTTTCAGGGGCTGCAGGCGGAGCGCCCACAACCCCACAGACCTGCTGCGGCATCAGCCCAAGGTGTCCAGCATGGCTTGGGCCTTGGCCTTCAAGGCGGCATCAGAGGCACTGTCGACCACCTCCTGCAGGAGCTCACGCGCGCCATCCACATCACCGATTTGACGGAACTCTTCTGCCAGTTCGAACTTGCGAACCATCGGATCGTCAGACACCTCGTCAGCGTCGCCAGAGGCCGTGTCAGGCTCCAGCTCCAGGGAAGCGGGCTCAGCCACCGCGTCCATGCCCGGCTCGGAGGCTGGCCCCTGGTCCAGGTCCAGGCTGATGGATTCGAAATCGAACGATGGGGCCGGTGCCGGCGCAGGCTCGGCCGCTGCCGACGACGGCACATCGTCCAGGTTGAGGTCGAAGTCCAGGGCGTCGCTCTCGGCGGGGGCGGATTCGCTCGCCGAGGGCTCCTCCAGCGCGACCGGTGCGGTATCGGGCCCTGGCGTCAACTCGGGCAGGTCACTGCGAAGCTCTGGCAAATCACCGGCTTCGGTGATCGGAGGCGACACGGAGTCGGTGACCGAATCCAGGGGCGCTGGCGCCGAGATGTCCAGGTCGATGCTGGACAGGTCCTCCACCGACGGTGCAGGCGCCTGGGCGGCGCTGGCCTCGCCATGCGCAGCAGGCACCTCCATGTCCGTTGGAGCGAACGTGTCCAGGGCGCTGGGCGCTGGCATCACCGAATGGGGCACGGTGCTGGCACCGAGCGGCTCTGCGGCATTCTCGGCAGCGGCCAAGGCCCCCACCGGCGGCTGCCCACCCGGCTGGTACAGCGGGTTGTCCGGATCAATGCCTGCACCCAGTTCCTGGGCTCGCGCCCAGTCTTCGCCTGCACCACCCGTCAACTGATAGAGCTGAACCGCCAAGGCCTCAAAGCCTTTGGTGTCGCGTCGCTTGGCGTACACCTCCAGCAGCTTGGTGCGGATGGCCAAGCGTTCAGGGCTGGAGCGCAGCGCTTCCTTGAGGATTTCTTCTGCCTGAAGGTCGCGCCCATACGCCAGGTACACATCGGCCTCGGCCACGGGGTCCACATCACCGATGGCATCGAGCTGGCTCAGCGAATAGCTCATCGACGACGGACCACCGGTGGCGTCACGGGTATCGACACGCTGCCCACCGCTGGCCCCAAAGAAGGAATCGGGCTGCAGACGGCTTTCGAGGAACGAGGTCTCGCCCGTTTCCGTGCGCCGACGAGAGCGGATGAACATGGCCAAGCCCGCCAGCAAGGCCACACCCGCCCCGGCCGCGGCCAGGATCATGGGGTTGAGCGATTGCAGGAAGCCGGGCTCGTCGCTCACCGGCGGCGTGATGGGTGCTGGCACCGGCACAGGCACGGACGGCGCCTCAGCGACGACCGCCGGAGGCTCGGATGCGGCATCAGCGCTCTGCGTGGCCGACGCTTCGGACGCCGCCATGTCGATGACCACGGCGCTGGCGGCAGAGGCTGCCTGCGCCGCACGCTCTGCGGCCTCCTTGTCTGCGGCGGCCTGCTCCGCGGCCAAGCGATCGGCCTCGGCTTTTTCGGCGGCCAGGCGCTCGGCTTCAGCCTGCTCGGCCGCCAGCTTGTCTGCAGCGGCCTTGTCTGCCGCCGCTTTCTCAGCGGCAGCCTTCTCGGCAGCGGCCTTTTCGGCCGCCAGCTTCGCGGCAGCCGCCTTGTCGGCTTCAGCCTTCTCGCGCACGCGACGCAACTCTTCCAGGTTGCGATTCAGCTCGGCCACCCGTGCCGCTTCTTCTTGCTGCGCACGGGCCTGCGCCAGCTTGTCTTCGGCCGCCGCACCCTTGGGTGCCGTCACGGCGCCCTTGCTCAAGGTCAGTTTGTCAGGGCTGGGGGTGGTGGCCTGCTGACGGTCCTTGACCTCCGCCTCGACGCGGCCACTGGCCTGGCGTTCCGGTTGCGCTTGGGCGCCCACGCCAGCCGCCTCGGCCAGACGTTGTCGATAGGCGTTGAAGTCGGCGCTCTGGGCACGAATGATCTGCCGAGCCTCGGCGCGAGACACGGCCTGCACCTCGTCGGCCTTGGGCACATTCAGCACCACGCCGGCCTTGAGGCGGTTCATGTTGTTGCCAGAGAAAGCCTGAGGGTTGTTGCGATACAGCCCCACCAGCATCTGGTCAAGCGACACGCCATCCGGCATTTCCTTCATCGCGATGCCCGACAAGGTGTCACCGCTGCGCACCTTGACCTCACGCGCCTGTTGTTCTGGCGTCTCGACCGGTTGCGCCTGGGGTGCGCGAGCCACCGGCGCAGGCACGGGTGCAGGTGCAGGTGCAGGTGCAGGTGCCGGGGCCGGAGTTGGGGCCGGGGCCGGGGCCGGCTTGCTGGCGGGTGCCACAGGGGCTGGGACAGCACTGCTTGGCTTCGCTGCGGGCGCGGTCGGGGCGGGTGCCGGCGCAGGTGCAGGTGCAGGTGCAGGTGCGGGTGCAGGTGCGGGTGCGGGTGCGGGTGCGGGTGCGGGTGCGGGTGCGGGTGCGGGTGCGGGTGCGGGCGCAGGTGCCGTCGCAGGCATCGGTGCAGGCGGCGCCACCGGCGCGGTCATCGCGGGCGACGTGACGGCAGCAGACCGAGTGGCCGGCGGGTCAAACAGCAGGGTGTACTCGCGAACCAGCCGGCCAGACGACCACGACAGGTCGAGGATCACATCGACAAAGGGTTCTTGCACCGCGCGATCGCTGGCGATGCGCAGGAAGGGCCGGCCATCGGCACGGCGTTGCAAGGTGATGTTGGTGGCCGCCAGCACGGCGTTGTAATCAACCCCGGCGGCGCGGTAGGTTTCCGGCGTGGCCACGCGCACCTGAAGCGATGCGCCTTCCTCAGCGGTCAGACTGGTCACGTCAATCTCGGCACGCAGGCTTTCGCCCAGGGCAGATTGAACGTTCAGGCGACCCAGACCCAGGGCCCAGGCCGAAGCAGGCAACAGGGTCACGCCCGACAAAACGGCCGCAACGGCCACACGATGCAGGGCAAAGGACCCTGCGGACAACGGATGATCTTTCAAGGCGTCTCCCAAGTCGTCATGGGCTGACAAGCAGCCGGTCATCGCCAAACACCCACGCGAACGCGTGGACGCGACAACACCTGCAGACGGTACGCAGCAGAATTCACAATAACATCAAGCATATAGGGTGACAAGCTCATGCAAATACTGATCTACACCCCGCCCACAAATCATTTCCTCGGATGTGATGCGTGGGTGAGCATTGTCGTGGCACGGCAACATACCCCCGCACGGATTTTGTATCCAGACGTTGCAAATCTACGCCCTCGCCACCCTCGAAGAACAAAAGGCGCTGATATTGATCAGACGCCTTTTGGAGTTTTGCGCAACGCCGAAATCAGCGCGCCAGCAAGATGCGCAGCATGCGGCGCAGGGGCTCGGCTGCACCCCACAGCAATTGATCGCCAATGGTGAACGCGCCCACATATTCCGGGCCCATGGCCAGTTTACGGATGCGACCCACCGGAATCGTCAGCGTGCCCGTGGTGGCCACCGGCGTCAGGTCACGGATGGTGGCCTCGCGGGTATTGGGCACCACCTTCACCCACTCGTTGTCGGCGGCGATCATGGCCTCGATGTCGGCCACCGGCACATCCTTTTTCAGCTTGAAGGTCAGGGCCTGGCTGTGGCAACGCATGGCGCCAATGCGCACGCAGAACCCGTCCACAGGAATGGCCGGGGCACTGAAGCCTTCGCCCAGACCCAGGATCTTGTTGGTTTCGGCCATGCCCTTCCACTCTTCCTTGGACTGCCCGTTGCCCAGGTCCTTGTCGATCCAGGGGATCAGCGAGCCACCCAGCGGCACGCCGAAGTTGGCGGTCTCGGCCTCGGTCAGCGAACGCTGCTTGGCGATGATCTTGCGGTCGATTTCCAGGATGGCGCTCTTGGGGTCGTCCAGCAAGGACTTGACCTCGGCGTTGAGCGTGCCGAACTGGGTCAGCAGCTCGCGCATGTGCTGGGCGCCACCACCGGAGGCGGCCTGGTAGGTCTGGGTGGACATCCACTCCACCAAACCCGCCTTGTACAGCGCACCCACGCCCATCAGCATGCACGACACGGTGCAGTTGCCGCCCACCCAGTTCTTGCCGCCCTTGGCCAGCGAGTCCTTGATGACGGGCATGTTCACCGGGTCCAGGATGATCACGGCATCATCCTTCATGCGCAGCGTCGAGGCAGCGTCAATCCAGTGCCCCGTCCAACCTGCGGCGCGCAGCTTGGGGAACACTTCGGTGGTGTAGTCGCCGCCCTGCGCCGTGACGATGATGTCGCAACGCTTGAGTTCGTCGATGTTGAAGGCGTCCTTCAGGGTCGTCTCGTTCTTGGCCATGGCCGGGGCCGCGCCGCCGGCATTGGACGTCGAGAAGAACAGGGGCTCGAAATGAGCGAAGTCGCCTTCGGCCTGCATGCGGTCCATCAGGACCGAGCCGACCATGCCGCGCCAGCCCACCAGACCAACCAGAGTCGTTGCCATGTTGTGTGTCCTCAGTAAACGTGTTTGATGTGGGATCCCGGTTCAGCGATCACTGCGCCTTCAGGGCGGCCACCACGGCCTCGCCCATCTCGACGGTGCCGACCTTCTTCGTGCCTTCGGAGTAGATGTCGGGCGTGCGCAGGCCTTGCTCCAGCACGGACTGCACGGCACGCTCGATGCGGCTGGCGGCCTCTTCCTGGTTCAGGCTGAAGCGCAGCATCATGGCGGCGCTCAGGATGGTGGCCAGGGGGTTGGCCACACCCTTGCCGGCGATGTCAGGGGCGGAGCCATGGCTCGGCTCGTACAGACCCTGGCCCTTGGCGTTCAACGAGGCCGAAGGCAGCATGCCGATCGAGCCGGTCAGCATGGCGGCGGCATCAGAGAGGATGTCGCCGAACATGTTGCCGGTGAACAGCACGTCGAACTTCTTGGGGGCCTTGACCAGCTGCATCGCGGCGTTGTCCACGTACATGTGGTCGAGCTCGATGTCGGGGTACTGGGCGTGCACCTCGGTGACCACGTCCTTCCAGAACTGGAAGGTCTCCAGCACATTGGCCTTGTCGACGCTGGTCACGCGCTTGCCACGCTTGCGGGCGGCCTGGAAGGCGACGTGGGCGATGCGCTCGATCTCGGGGCGCGAATAGCGCATCGTGTCGAAGGCTTCCGGCGCGCCCTTGAACTCGCCGTCCGGCGATTCGCGGCGGCCGCGCGGCTGGCCAAAGTAGATGTCGCCGGTCAGCTCACGGATGATGAGGATGTCCAGGCCCGCCACCAGCTCGGGCTTGAGGCTGGAGGCGTGGGTGAGCTGCGGGTAGCAGATGGCCGGGCGGAAGTTGGCGAACAGGCCCATGTTCTTGCGCAGGCCCAGGATGGCCTGCTCGGGGCGCAGCGGGCGGTCGAGCTTGTCGTACTTCCAGTCGCCCACCGAGCCGAACAGCACAGCGTCCGATTCCATGGCCAGCTTCAGGGTGTGCTCGGGCAGCGGGTGGCCGTGCGCGTCAAACGCGGCGCCGCCCACCTTGGCTTCGTCCAGCTGGAAAGGCAGGTCCAGCACCTTCAGCACCTTGACCGCCTCGTTGACGATCTCGGGACCGATGCCGTCACCCGGCAGCACAGCAATCTTCATGACCATGGTTGACTACTCAGACAATACGGTGGTTGAGCCAGGGCTTTTGCGCCAGGCGTTCGGCTTCGAAGGCCTTGATCTTGTCGGCGTGACGCAGGGTCAGGCCGATGTCGTCAAAGCCATTGAGCAGGCAGTACTTGCGGAAAGGCTGCACGTCGAAAGCCAACTCGGTGCCATCGGCCTTGATCACGACCTGGCGCTCCAGGTCGATGGTCAGCTCGTAGCCGGGGAAGGCAAACACTTCGTTGAACAAGGTGTCGACCTGCTGCTCGCTCAGCTGGATCGGCAGCAAACCGTTCTTGAAGCAGTTGTTGAAGAAGATGTCGGCAAAGCTGGGCGCGATGATGGCGCGGAAGCCATATTGGTCCAAGGCCCAGGGCGCGTGCTCGCGGCTGGAGCCACAACCGAAGTTCTTGCGCGCCAGCAACACCGAAGCGCCCTGATAACGCGGCTGATTCAGCACGAAATCGGGGTTGGGCTTGCGGGTGGCCGGATCTTGCCCGGGCTCGCCGGCGTCCAGGTAGCGCCACTCGTCAAACAGGTTAGGGCCGAAACCGGTGCGCTTGATGGACTTCAGGTATTGCTTGGGGATGATGGCGTCGGTGTCGACGTTCTCACGGTCCATGGGGGCCACGAGCCCCTTGTGAATGCGGAATGCTTGCATGGCAGTGGTGAATTACTTGGCGGCGCCGGAGATGGCCTCACCCGCTTTTTCGATGTCCTTGCCCACACCATGCATGGTGTTGCAACCGGCGAAGGCCAGCAAGGAAGTCAGGGACAACAGGGCAATCAAACGTTTCATGGTGTTGAACCTCAAGCGATGCGACGAACGTCGACGAAATGACCTTGCATGGCCGCTGCCGCAGCCATGGCTGGGCTGACCAGGTGGGTGCGGCCGCCCGCGCCCTGACGACCTTCGAAGTTGCGGTTGCTGGTGGAGGCGCAACGCTCACCGGGCTCCAGGCGGTCGGCATTCATGGCCAGACACATGGAGCACCCCGGTTCGCGCCACTCGAAGCCGGCAGCGATGAAGATCTTGTCCAGACCTTCGCGCTCGGCCTGCTCCTTGACCAGGCCCGAGCCGGGCACCACCAGCGCCAGCTTGACGTTGGAGGCGATGCGCCCCCCCACGCGCTTGACCACCTCGGCGGCCGCACGCATGTCTTCAATCCGGCTGTTGGTGCACGAGCCGATGAAGACCTTGTCGACGTGGATGTCGCTGATGGCCTTGTTGGGCTCCAACGCCATGTACTGCAGCGCACGCTCCATGGCAGAGCGCTTGACGGGATCTTTTTCCTTGTCGGGATCGGGCACGCGGGCATTCACGCCCACCACCATCTCGGGCGAGGTGCCCCAGCTGACCTGGGGCTCGATGTCTTCGGCCTTCAACTCCACCACGGCATCCCAATGGGCGTCGGGGTCGGAGTGCAGCGTGCGCCAGTAGGCGATGGCTTGCTCCAGCTCCACCCCGGTGGGGCTGAACGGACGGTTCTGCACGTACTGGATGGTGGTCTCGTCCACCGCCACGACGCCAGCGCGTGCGCCGCCTTCGATGGCCATGTTGCACACCGTCATGCGGCCTTCCATGCTCAAGGCGCGGATGGCGCTGCCAGCGAACTCGATGGTGTAGCCCGTGCCGCCGGCCGTGCCGATCTTGCCGATGATGGCCAGCACGATGTCCTTGGCGGTGCAGCCGGCAGGCAGTTGCCCCTCGACCTTCACCAGCATGTTCTTGGCCTTCTTGGCCAGCAGCGTCTGGGTGGCCATCACGTGCTCGACCTCGGACGTGCCGATGCCGTGCGCCAGCGCACCAAAGGCGCCATGCGTGGAGGTGTGGCTGTCGCCGCAGACGATGGTCATGCCGGGCAGCGTGGCGCCCTGCTCCGGGCCGATCACGTGCACGATGCCTTGGCGCCGGTCGCCCATCTTGAACTGGGTGATGCCATGGCGGTCGCAGTTGGCATCGAGCGTGTCCACCTGCAGCTTGGACACCGGGTCCTTGATGCCATCGCGACGATCGGTCGTGGGCACATTGTGGTCGCTGGTGGCCAGGTTGGCCGACAGGCGCCACAGCTTGCGACCAGCGATGTCCAGCCCCTCGAAGGCCTGCGGACTGGTCACTTCATGCAGCAGTTGACGATCGATGTACAGCACCGCGGTGCCATCGTCTTCGGTGTGGACGACGTGCTCGTCCCAGATCTTGTCGTAGAGGGTGCGTCCCATGGTCCTGTCGCGCGGGGAAGGGGCAAGGTGCCCCCAGGTTGGGGAAAGTCCTCCATTTTACGACACGACCTGCCATGAAAAAACCCGGCCACAGCCGGGTTTTTCGAAGCGCGGGGCAAACGCCCTCGCCTGCACCAATCAGCGCGAGGCGATCGGCTTGACGTCGCGCTTCTCGGCGCCAACGAACAGCTGACGGGGACGGCCGATCTTGTACTCGGGGTCACCGATCATTTCGTCCAGCTGGGCGATCCAGCCGACGGTACGGGCCAGCGCGAAGATCGCGGTGAACAGCGGCACAGGGATGCCAATGGCGCGCTGCACGATGCCGGAGTAGAAGTCGACGTTCGGGTAGAGCTTGCGCTGCACGAAGTAGTCGTCTTCCAGGGCGATCTGCTCGAGCTTCTTGGCCAGGGCAAACAGCGGATCGTTTTCCAGACCCATTTCGGCCAGCACTTCGTTGCAGGTTTCCTGCATCAGCTTGGCGCGCGGGTCGTAGTTCTTGTACACGCGGTGACCGAAGCCCATCAGGCGCACGCCCGAGTTCTTGTCCTTCACCTGGTTCATGAACTCGCCCACCTTCGAGACGCCGCCCATGGCCTGGATTTCTTCCAGCATGTTCAGGCAAGCCTCGTTGGCGCCACCGTGAGCCGGGCCCCACAGGCAGGCCACGCCGGCGGCAATGGCCGCGAACGGGTTGGTGCCGGACGAGCCGCACAGGCGCACGGTCGACGTGGAGGCGTTTTGCTCGTGGTCAGCGTGCAGAATGAAGATGCGATCCATCGCGCGCTCGAGCACGGGGTTCGGCACGTACTCTTCACAGGGAGTGCCGAACATCATGCGCAGGAAGTTGCCGGCGTACGACAGGTCGTTGCGCGGATAGATGTAAGGCTGGCCGATGGAGTACTTGTAAGCCATGGACACCAGCGTGGGCATCTTGGCGATCAGGCGGATGGCGGCGATCTTGCGATGGTCAGGATTGTTGATGTCGGTGCTGTCGTGGTAGAAGGCCGACATGCCGCCCACCAGGCCCGTCAGGACGGCCATGGGGTGGGCATCGCGACGGAAACCGCGCAGGAAGAACTGCATCTGCTCGTTGACCATGGTGTGGTTGGTCACGCGGGCCACGAAATCCTTTTTCTCGGATTCGTTGGGCAGCTCGCCATTCAGCAGCAGGTAGCAGGTTTCCAGGAAGTCGCAGTTGGTGGCCAACTGCTCGATCGGGTAGCCGCGGTACAGCAACTCGCCCTTGTCACCGTCGATATAGGTGATCTTCGAGTTGCACGAAGCGGTCGACAGGAAGCCGGGGTCGTAAGTGAACTTGCCAGTCTGGGCGTACAGCTTGCGGATGTCGATGACATCCGGGCCAACAGAGCCCTTGTAGATGGGCAAGTCCATGTTGGGGCTGCCGTCGGAGAACGACAGGGTGGCTTTCACGTCGGACGGGGTCATGAGCACTCCTAGTGGTCGGTCTTGTAAGAGAAATGTGGTAACCAGGGTAAATCCCGATCAGACATTATGAAGACAAACTCGTCTTTTCAGTCTTGCGTGATGAACGTCAAGGCTGAAAAAACGAGCATTCATCCTGCCTGGGTCACCCTCATCAAGGAGAGAACCTGCTGAACATCGGGGTTGTTCAACTCACCTTCGGGCTCTTTTCGGGCCAGAAGCAGGTCGAGCAGATCGTTGTCAGACAGGTCCATCAACTGAAGCAAACCCTGTACCAGAGCTTGCGTCAGATGCGATTCGTGGCGCGTAAAAAACCGATCGATGAACAGATCGTTTTCGAGCAGTCCACGGCGACAACGCCACCGCAGTCGGCGCATCAGGTCTGCATCCAGGGGCTGCTGCGCGGCGACGTCGTGGTGGGCGTTGGTCATGGATGACTTCAGGGTCAGCAGAAACAGGTCACGTGACGATCAAACAGCGCGCTTGACCATCAGTTCCTTGATCTTGCCGATGGCCTTCGTGGGGTTCAGGCCCTTCGGGCACACATCCACGCAGTTCATGATGGTGTGGCAACGGAACAGACGGTACGGGTCTTCGAGGTTGTCGAGACGGGCTGCAGTGTCCTGATCACGGCTGTCTGCGATGAAGCGGTAGGCCTGCAACAAACCAGCGGGGCCCACGAACTTGTCGGGGTTCCACCAGAAGCTGGGGCAGCTGGT
The DNA window shown above is from Aquabacterium sp. A3 and carries:
- the leuD gene encoding 3-isopropylmalate dehydratase small subunit, whose product is MQAFRIHKGLVAPMDRENVDTDAIIPKQYLKSIKRTGFGPNLFDEWRYLDAGEPGQDPATRKPNPDFVLNQPRYQGASVLLARKNFGCGSSREHAPWALDQYGFRAIIAPSFADIFFNNCFKNGLLPIQLSEQQVDTLFNEVFAFPGYELTIDLERQVVIKADGTELAFDVQPFRKYCLLNGFDDIGLTLRHADKIKAFEAERLAQKPWLNHRIV
- the gltA gene encoding citrate synthase; protein product: MTPSDVKATLSFSDGSPNMDLPIYKGSVGPDVIDIRKLYAQTGKFTYDPGFLSTASCNSKITYIDGDKGELLYRGYPIEQLATNCDFLETCYLLLNGELPNESEKKDFVARVTNHTMVNEQMQFFLRGFRRDAHPMAVLTGLVGGMSAFYHDSTDINNPDHRKIAAIRLIAKMPTLVSMAYKYSIGQPYIYPRNDLSYAGNFLRMMFGTPCEEYVPNPVLERAMDRIFILHADHEQNASTSTVRLCGSSGTNPFAAIAAGVACLWGPAHGGANEACLNMLEEIQAMGGVSKVGEFMNQVKDKNSGVRLMGFGHRVYKNYDPRAKLMQETCNEVLAEMGLENDPLFALAKKLEQIALEDDYFVQRKLYPNVDFYSGIVQRAIGIPVPLFTAIFALARTVGWIAQLDEMIGDPEYKIGRPRQLFVGAEKRDVKPIASR
- the leuB gene encoding 3-isopropylmalate dehydrogenase is translated as MKIAVLPGDGIGPEIVNEAVKVLKVLDLPFQLDEAKVGGAAFDAHGHPLPEHTLKLAMESDAVLFGSVGDWKYDKLDRPLRPEQAILGLRKNMGLFANFRPAICYPQLTHASSLKPELVAGLDILIIRELTGDIYFGQPRGRRESPDGEFKGAPEAFDTMRYSRPEIERIAHVAFQAARKRGKRVTSVDKANVLETFQFWKDVVTEVHAQYPDIELDHMYVDNAAMQLVKAPKKFDVLFTGNMFGDILSDAAAMLTGSIGMLPSASLNAKGQGLYEPSHGSAPDIAGKGVANPLATILSAAMMLRFSLNQEEAASRIERAVQSVLEQGLRTPDIYSEGTKKVGTVEMGEAVVAALKAQ
- the leuC gene encoding 3-isopropylmalate dehydratase large subunit, producing MGRTLYDKIWDEHVVHTEDDGTAVLYIDRQLLHEVTSPQAFEGLDIAGRKLWRLSANLATSDHNVPTTDRRDGIKDPVSKLQVDTLDANCDRHGITQFKMGDRRQGIVHVIGPEQGATLPGMTIVCGDSHTSTHGAFGALAHGIGTSEVEHVMATQTLLAKKAKNMLVKVEGQLPAGCTAKDIVLAIIGKIGTAGGTGYTIEFAGSAIRALSMEGRMTVCNMAIEGGARAGVVAVDETTIQYVQNRPFSPTGVELEQAIAYWRTLHSDPDAHWDAVVELKAEDIEPQVSWGTSPEMVVGVNARVPDPDKEKDPVKRSAMERALQYMALEPNKAISDIHVDKVFIGSCTNSRIEDMRAAAEVVKRVGGRIASNVKLALVVPGSGLVKEQAEREGLDKIFIAAGFEWREPGCSMCLAMNADRLEPGERCASTSNRNFEGRQGAGGRTHLVSPAMAAAAAMQGHFVDVRRIA
- a CDS encoding entericidin A/B family lipoprotein, whose translation is MKRLIALLSLTSLLAFAGCNTMHGVGKDIEKAGEAISGAAK
- a CDS encoding succinate dehydrogenase assembly factor 2 — encoded protein: MTNAHHDVAAQQPLDADLMRRLRWRCRRGLLENDLFIDRFFTRHESHLTQALVQGLLQLMDLSDNDLLDLLLARKEPEGELNNPDVQQVLSLMRVTQAG